The Pseudomonas kermanshahensis genome includes a window with the following:
- a CDS encoding type I polyketide synthase: MIKRRKVAIVGCSYRFPGSSNASFWQNLMEGRDLVTQVDPSRWEKSEFLHPDKANPATSYTFAAGTLGDISAFDAGFFNISPREAGMMDPQQRMLLEMCWETFENAGVKPSSLRGSNCGVYLGIAGVEQSYRLVEDLASIDGATATGNTMSIAANRLSFFYDLRGPSMAIDTACSSSLVAFHQACQAILSGDVDQALTGGISLHMHPFGFMIFAKATMLSRTGRCQSFDENGDGYARSEGGGLFLLKDYDQAVADGNTILAVVAASAVNTDGRKSSLTLPNAEAQAALLKQTYAKAGISPDQLDYLEAHGTGTSVGDPIETRAIGEALAQARGNGNPLPIGSVKSNLGHLEAASGVAGLMKALNCLTERTVPATIGVKALNPNIAFGDLNLQVVTEPLPLKPEGQLTVGVNSFGFGGANAHVILQSPEPQAAPAKAAEARRVPLLLSGKTEQGLRATAERFAAYLAAHPELDYYDVAYQAMYRRDAHSHRLLLVSDNAAEAAQALDDYAQDPTLSELSAVLEAGQALEAASAPVFVYSGNGSQWQGMGRAMLGQPLFAAAVDEVDASFQPLAGYSLRAELLGDNGEGRYARTEIAQPALFALQVAVTRVLAAEGIHPVAVIGHSVGEVAAAWASGALSLEDATQVIYHRSRLQGLTRGTGQMTAVGLSGEAAGELITELKLDGRLVVAGENSARGATLAGEVDALTLLEETLAERQVFARRLDLDYAFHSPAMNPIEQAVIDDLAHIRPRATQIPFYSTVVGGELDGECLGNHYWWQNIRFPVLFQGALDALVRNGHNLFVEIGPHAILRSYVTDVLNQCEQPGQVVGTLKRNDHSPLLLERTVARLLIAGVEPQWATRFPVAGRQVRLPNYAWQRDHFSLPVSAESHSPLNRKRVHPLLGYPVVDQPLTWENRLDTQLFPTLADHKVGESVLFPGAGFTELALAAAQLHQPGEFVDIEELEIHNPLLLSSEGSKKVRVHIEEADGTLRIISRNLAQHEDWVQHVVARLPGEARGVMLDTRAPALPQRPADFSGEQHLALTCAVGLNYGPAYQTVAAAWVEEERVLAQLAVPAAIEHELDALHLHPALLDGAFQLITELLASRPGRNNGLAFIPVKLGRIAFSTAGAVPVLAEVRQRKRTAHSLLVDFTLFDASGAAVLAIKDARMRAVRLQYDRSGDIKRLGHVGLAAPGNAVAVQRHAVAGTPVADALHSLADEPAQLRYLNEVEPLLDVLCASFVLDLVEQAGGQLSAEQVALWSQGQGDYLATLLRHAEQDGNVLRNADGSWQLVDSDERPSSEAIWQELFQSYPEYFQIIHSVGRIGRHLPTLLTGEQTLESLLPRETSGSSLARLVLGAAGQQRLLTGISQTLALRLEQLPAGQRLRVLEIGFGGASFAELLYAGLDFDRIDYVYAVAEPELQQRLHDDCPALSVLSLEQLADAGRFDWALVPTDLAALGAVGDALRQASAQLNPHGQLALLGQYPARWADFVFGGEPDWWLAGPQHALSRQQAPAFWSHELQRHGLGPLHTVDALPGSACGSYVLLADKPAGAVHASAEVPVQHWAVLAEAGQGAAECLAAQLRAQGQLVSLLLPGDAQALAAQLSALDQAPAHVLHLAGFDSAAGLDNQAERCLQAAALVQACEALALAPQCWLLTRGAAEHLYGTDTAADVAAIADAAFWGFGRTLANESVNCRIRLLDLAHAAPIDHVLPSLLHADSETELALDAEGRRYVPRLRVLADQPASADSAAQWVCLGFDLPGQLRNLRWELREPRQPAADELDIAVRATGLNFRDVMFALGLLSDEAIENGFSGPTLGFEFAGVVQGKGADVLGDFAPGDRVVGFGPCSFANRLVTNANAVARIPEGMSFEAAATIPSTFFTVYYALHHLARVEPGEKVLIHGAAGGVGIAAIQIAKWLGAEIHATAGSDEKRDFLRLLGVDNVYDSRSLAYADQVLAATGGRGVDVVLNSLAGEAINRNLRVLKPFGRFLELGKRDFYQNTRIGLRPFRNNISYFGIDADQLMSERPQLTRRLFAEMMALFAQGILHPLPFREFDANQVVEAYRYMQQARQIGKVVITYANPIERTVDTREQPLRNLQLAADASYLVTGGLGGFGLRTAQWLIDKGARHLVLLGRRGPASAEAQPQLALWQAQGIDVQAVACDITDAGQLRAVFERIAASPWPLRGLVHAATVIDDSLIRNLDGDQLRRVLEPKAKGAQYLHELTQALPLDFFVMFSSATTLFGNPGQANYVAANHWLEALARHRRAQGLAATAVLWGAIDDVGFLARNSQIKDALQSRMGGAALRAEAALAQLEAMLLSGDNGQGVLELDFKALSRFLPTATSPRFSELARAHGGDQEDDNGGEDIQRMLAELDDAELLERFAEMLKHEVCEILRLPPARLDAQRPLQELGLDSLMSVELVVALEERFGIRLPVMELSDSSSIDKLSVRLLELLRGEAGTGEDQLAQNVLARHGSELSAEQVAELNAELAETSVAPNRLID, from the coding sequence TTGATTAAGCGTAGAAAGGTTGCAATCGTTGGCTGTTCGTACCGCTTCCCTGGATCTTCCAATGCCAGCTTCTGGCAAAACCTGATGGAGGGGCGCGACCTGGTCACCCAGGTCGACCCTTCTCGGTGGGAGAAATCTGAGTTTCTGCACCCGGACAAGGCCAACCCTGCGACCAGCTACACCTTCGCCGCGGGCACTTTGGGCGACATCAGCGCGTTCGACGCGGGGTTCTTCAATATTTCGCCGCGTGAAGCGGGGATGATGGACCCCCAGCAGCGCATGCTGCTGGAAATGTGCTGGGAAACCTTCGAAAACGCCGGGGTCAAGCCGTCGAGCCTGCGCGGCAGCAACTGTGGCGTGTACCTGGGCATCGCCGGTGTCGAGCAGTCCTACCGGCTGGTCGAAGACCTGGCGTCGATCGATGGTGCAACCGCCACGGGCAACACCATGAGCATTGCCGCCAACCGCCTGTCGTTCTTCTACGACCTGCGTGGGCCGAGCATGGCCATCGACACCGCCTGTTCCTCTTCGCTGGTGGCCTTCCACCAGGCGTGCCAGGCCATCCTCAGCGGTGATGTCGACCAGGCGCTGACCGGCGGCATCAGCCTGCACATGCACCCGTTTGGCTTCATGATCTTTGCCAAGGCGACCATGCTGTCGCGCACCGGGCGCTGCCAGTCGTTCGATGAGAATGGCGATGGCTATGCGCGTTCGGAAGGCGGTGGGTTGTTCCTGCTCAAGGACTACGACCAGGCTGTGGCCGATGGCAACACGATTCTGGCCGTGGTCGCGGCCAGTGCGGTGAACACCGACGGGCGCAAGTCCAGCCTGACCCTGCCCAACGCCGAAGCCCAGGCCGCGCTGCTCAAGCAGACCTACGCCAAGGCGGGCATCAGCCCCGACCAGCTCGATTACCTGGAAGCCCATGGTACCGGTACCTCGGTCGGTGACCCGATCGAAACCCGTGCCATCGGCGAAGCACTGGCCCAGGCGCGTGGCAATGGCAACCCGTTGCCGATTGGCTCGGTCAAAAGCAACCTTGGCCACCTGGAAGCCGCGTCCGGTGTGGCGGGCCTGATGAAGGCGCTCAACTGCCTGACCGAACGCACCGTGCCGGCCACCATCGGGGTCAAGGCGCTTAACCCGAATATCGCGTTCGGCGACCTGAACCTGCAGGTGGTCACCGAGCCGCTGCCGCTCAAGCCTGAAGGCCAACTGACGGTCGGCGTTAACTCGTTCGGCTTTGGCGGCGCCAACGCGCACGTCATCCTGCAGAGCCCCGAACCGCAGGCTGCCCCGGCTAAAGCTGCCGAGGCGCGACGCGTACCGTTGCTGCTCAGCGGCAAGACCGAACAAGGTCTGCGCGCCACCGCCGAGCGCTTTGCCGCGTACTTGGCCGCCCACCCGGAGCTGGATTATTACGACGTGGCCTATCAGGCCATGTACCGCCGGGACGCTCACAGCCATCGCCTGCTGCTGGTCAGCGACAATGCCGCCGAAGCCGCCCAGGCCCTGGACGACTATGCCCAGGACCCCACCCTCAGTGAACTGAGCGCGGTGCTCGAAGCCGGCCAGGCACTGGAAGCCGCCTCGGCGCCAGTGTTCGTCTACTCCGGTAACGGCTCGCAGTGGCAAGGCATGGGCCGGGCGATGCTCGGTCAACCGCTGTTTGCTGCTGCGGTGGATGAAGTGGATGCGTCGTTCCAGCCGCTGGCGGGCTATTCGTTGCGCGCCGAGCTGCTGGGTGACAACGGCGAAGGCCGTTATGCCCGCACCGAAATCGCCCAGCCGGCGCTGTTTGCCTTGCAAGTGGCGGTGACCCGCGTGCTGGCCGCCGAAGGCATCCACCCTGTCGCGGTGATCGGCCATAGCGTCGGTGAAGTGGCCGCGGCCTGGGCCAGTGGTGCCCTGAGCCTGGAAGACGCCACCCAAGTGATCTACCACCGCAGCCGCCTGCAAGGGCTGACCCGCGGTACCGGGCAGATGACCGCCGTGGGCCTGTCGGGTGAAGCCGCTGGCGAGCTGATCACTGAACTGAAGCTGGACGGCCGCCTGGTCGTCGCCGGTGAAAACAGTGCCCGTGGCGCCACCCTGGCAGGTGAGGTCGACGCCCTGACGCTGCTGGAAGAAACCCTTGCCGAGCGCCAGGTGTTCGCCCGCCGACTGGACCTGGACTACGCCTTCCACTCGCCAGCAATGAACCCGATTGAACAGGCCGTCATCGACGACCTGGCGCACATTCGCCCGCGCGCCACGCAGATCCCGTTCTACTCCACGGTGGTTGGCGGCGAGCTGGATGGCGAGTGCCTGGGCAATCACTACTGGTGGCAGAACATCCGCTTCCCGGTGCTGTTCCAGGGCGCCTTGGACGCGCTGGTGCGCAACGGCCATAACCTGTTCGTCGAGATCGGCCCGCACGCGATTCTGCGCAGCTACGTCACCGATGTGCTGAACCAGTGCGAGCAGCCTGGCCAGGTGGTCGGCACGCTCAAGCGCAACGACCACAGCCCGCTGCTGCTGGAACGCACCGTGGCCCGCCTGCTGATTGCCGGCGTCGAGCCGCAGTGGGCAACGCGCTTCCCGGTTGCCGGGCGCCAGGTACGCCTGCCGAACTATGCCTGGCAGCGTGATCACTTCAGCTTGCCGGTGAGTGCCGAGTCGCACAGCCCCTTGAACCGCAAGCGCGTGCACCCGTTGCTGGGTTACCCCGTCGTCGACCAGCCGCTGACCTGGGAAAACCGCCTGGACACACAACTGTTCCCGACCCTGGCCGACCACAAAGTGGGCGAGTCGGTGCTGTTCCCCGGTGCCGGTTTCACCGAGTTGGCCCTGGCGGCGGCGCAGTTGCACCAGCCAGGTGAGTTCGTTGACATCGAAGAGCTGGAAATCCACAACCCGCTGCTGCTGAGCAGCGAGGGCAGCAAAAAAGTCCGCGTGCACATCGAAGAGGCCGACGGCACGCTGCGCATCATTTCGCGTAACCTGGCGCAGCATGAAGACTGGGTGCAGCACGTGGTCGCGCGCCTGCCGGGCGAAGCCCGTGGCGTCATGCTGGACACCCGTGCGCCGGCGCTGCCACAGCGCCCGGCGGACTTCAGCGGCGAGCAGCACCTGGCACTGACCTGTGCGGTCGGCCTGAACTACGGCCCGGCCTACCAGACCGTCGCCGCGGCTTGGGTAGAAGAAGAGCGGGTGCTGGCGCAACTGGCCGTCCCTGCCGCCATCGAGCACGAACTGGACGCGCTGCACCTGCACCCGGCGCTGCTGGACGGTGCCTTCCAGCTGATTACCGAACTGCTGGCCAGCCGCCCGGGCCGCAACAACGGGCTGGCCTTCATCCCCGTCAAGCTGGGGCGTATCGCCTTCAGCACGGCAGGTGCTGTGCCGGTGCTGGCCGAAGTACGCCAGCGCAAGCGCACCGCGCATTCGCTGTTGGTTGATTTCACCCTGTTTGATGCCAGCGGCGCTGCCGTGCTGGCGATCAAGGATGCGCGCATGCGCGCCGTGCGCCTGCAGTACGACCGCAGTGGCGATATCAAGCGCCTCGGCCACGTTGGCCTGGCCGCACCGGGCAATGCCGTTGCCGTGCAACGCCACGCCGTGGCCGGTACGCCGGTGGCTGACGCGCTGCACAGCCTGGCCGACGAGCCGGCGCAGTTGCGTTACCTCAATGAAGTCGAACCGCTGCTGGATGTGCTGTGTGCCAGCTTTGTGCTCGACCTGGTCGAGCAGGCCGGTGGCCAGCTGAGCGCCGAACAGGTCGCGCTGTGGTCCCAGGGCCAGGGCGATTACCTGGCGACCCTGCTGCGCCACGCCGAGCAGGACGGCAATGTGCTGCGCAACGCCGATGGCAGCTGGCAGTTGGTCGACAGCGACGAGCGCCCGTCGTCGGAGGCCATCTGGCAGGAACTGTTCCAGAGCTACCCCGAGTACTTCCAGATCATTCATTCGGTGGGGCGTATTGGCCGTCACCTGCCGACCTTGCTGACGGGCGAGCAAACGCTCGAAAGCCTGTTGCCGCGCGAAACCAGCGGCAGCAGCTTGGCGCGCCTGGTGCTCGGTGCGGCCGGCCAGCAGCGCCTGCTTACCGGTATCAGCCAAACCTTGGCCTTGCGCCTTGAGCAACTGCCGGCCGGGCAGCGCCTGCGTGTGCTGGAAATCGGCTTTGGCGGCGCATCGTTTGCCGAGCTGCTGTACGCAGGGCTCGACTTCGACCGCATCGATTATGTCTACGCTGTGGCAGAGCCCGAGCTGCAGCAACGTCTGCATGACGATTGCCCTGCGCTGAGCGTGCTGAGCCTGGAGCAATTGGCCGACGCCGGCCGCTTTGACTGGGCACTGGTGCCGACCGACCTCGCCGCACTTGGCGCAGTGGGCGATGCCTTGCGCCAGGCCAGCGCGCAGCTTAACCCCCATGGCCAACTGGCGCTGCTGGGGCAATACCCGGCGCGTTGGGCTGACTTTGTCTTCGGTGGCGAGCCTGATTGGTGGCTGGCTGGCCCGCAGCACGCGCTTTCGCGTCAGCAGGCTCCGGCCTTCTGGAGCCATGAACTGCAACGCCACGGCCTCGGCCCGCTGCACACCGTCGATGCCTTGCCTGGCAGCGCGTGCGGTAGCTACGTGCTGCTGGCCGACAAGCCTGCGGGCGCTGTGCACGCCTCGGCAGAGGTGCCTGTGCAACACTGGGCGGTGCTTGCCGAAGCCGGGCAGGGCGCTGCCGAGTGCTTGGCCGCGCAACTGCGTGCCCAAGGCCAGCTCGTGAGCCTGCTCCTGCCTGGCGATGCGCAGGCGCTGGCTGCACAGCTCAGCGCATTGGACCAGGCGCCAGCGCATGTGCTGCACCTGGCAGGCTTCGACAGCGCCGCCGGCCTAGACAACCAGGCTGAGCGCTGCCTGCAGGCAGCCGCACTGGTACAGGCCTGCGAGGCCCTGGCACTGGCGCCGCAATGCTGGCTGCTGACCCGTGGCGCTGCCGAACACCTGTACGGCACCGACACCGCCGCCGACGTCGCGGCCATCGCTGACGCGGCGTTCTGGGGCTTTGGCCGCACCCTGGCCAACGAATCGGTCAATTGCCGCATTCGCCTGCTGGACCTGGCCCACGCGGCACCAATCGACCACGTGCTGCCCTCGTTGCTGCACGCCGACAGCGAAACCGAGTTGGCGCTGGATGCCGAAGGCCGCCGCTATGTGCCGCGCCTGCGTGTATTGGCAGACCAGCCCGCCAGCGCCGACAGCGCCGCGCAGTGGGTGTGCCTGGGCTTCGACCTGCCTGGCCAGCTTCGTAACCTGCGTTGGGAGCTGCGCGAGCCGCGCCAACCGGCGGCGGACGAGCTGGACATCGCCGTACGGGCCACCGGCCTGAACTTCCGCGACGTGATGTTCGCCCTCGGCCTGCTGTCTGACGAAGCGATCGAGAACGGCTTCTCTGGCCCAACCCTGGGCTTCGAGTTTGCCGGTGTGGTGCAAGGCAAGGGCGCTGACGTGCTCGGCGATTTCGCCCCGGGCGACCGCGTGGTGGGCTTTGGCCCGTGCAGCTTCGCCAACCGCCTGGTGACCAACGCCAACGCCGTGGCACGCATCCCAGAGGGCATGTCGTTCGAAGCCGCAGCGACCATTCCGAGCACCTTCTTCACCGTGTACTACGCGCTGCACCACCTGGCACGCGTAGAGCCGGGCGAGAAAGTGCTGATCCACGGCGCGGCTGGCGGCGTGGGCATCGCGGCGATCCAGATCGCCAAGTGGCTGGGTGCCGAGATCCACGCCACCGCCGGCAGCGACGAGAAGCGCGACTTCCTGCGCCTGCTGGGCGTGGACAACGTCTACGACTCGCGTTCGCTGGCCTATGCCGACCAGGTACTGGCCGCAACCGGCGGGCGTGGCGTCGATGTGGTGCTCAACTCGCTGGCGGGCGAGGCGATCAACCGCAACCTGCGTGTGCTGAAGCCGTTTGGCCGTTTCCTCGAACTGGGCAAGCGCGACTTCTACCAGAACACCCGTATCGGCTTGCGCCCGTTCCGCAACAACATCAGCTACTTCGGCATCGACGCCGACCAGCTGATGAGCGAACGCCCGCAACTGACCCGTCGCCTGTTCGCCGAAATGATGGCGCTGTTTGCCCAAGGCATCCTGCACCCGCTGCCATTCCGCGAGTTCGACGCCAACCAGGTGGTCGAAGCCTACCGCTACATGCAGCAGGCGCGGCAGATCGGCAAGGTGGTGATCACCTACGCCAACCCGATCGAACGCACGGTCGACACCCGCGAACAACCGCTGCGTAATTTGCAATTGGCAGCCGATGCCAGTTACCTGGTCACCGGTGGCCTGGGTGGCTTCGGCCTGCGCACGGCGCAATGGTTGATCGACAAGGGCGCCCGCCACCTGGTGCTGCTGGGCCGCCGTGGCCCGGCCAGTGCCGAGGCCCAGCCGCAGCTGGCGCTGTGGCAGGCTCAAGGTATCGATGTGCAGGCAGTGGCTTGCGATATCACGGATGCCGGCCAGCTGCGCGCGGTGTTCGAGCGCATCGCAGCCAGCCCATGGCCGCTGCGAGGCCTGGTGCATGCCGCGACAGTGATCGACGACAGCCTGATCCGCAACCTCGATGGCGACCAGCTGCGTCGCGTGCTTGAGCCCAAGGCCAAGGGCGCGCAGTACCTGCATGAACTGACCCAAGCGTTGCCGCTGGACTTCTTCGTGATGTTCTCGTCGGCCACCACCCTGTTCGGCAACCCCGGCCAGGCTAACTACGTCGCCGCCAACCACTGGCTCGAAGCCTTGGCGCGCCACCGTCGTGCCCAAGGGCTGGCGGCCACCGCAGTGCTGTGGGGCGCGATTGACGACGTCGGCTTCCTGGCCCGCAACAGCCAGATCAAGGATGCCCTGCAAAGCCGCATGGGCGGTGCTGCCCTGCGCGCCGAGGCGGCCCTGGCCCAGCTCGAAGCCATGCTGCTGAGCGGTGACAACGGCCAAGGCGTGCTCGAACTGGACTTCAAAGCCCTGTCGCGCTTCCTGCCGACCGCCACCTCGCCACGCTTCAGCGAACTGGCCCGTGCCCACGGCGGTGACCAGGAAGACGACAACGGCGGTGAAGACATCCAGCGCATGCTGGCCGAGCTTGACGATGCCGAATTGCTCGAGCGCTTTGCCGAGATGCTCAAGCACGAGGTGTGCGAGATTCTGCGCCTGCCGCCCGCGCGCCTGGATGCACAGCGCCCGCTGCAGGAACTGGGGCTGGACTCGCTGATGAGTGTCGAGCTGGTGGTGGCGTTGGAAGAACGCTTCGGTATCCGCCTGCCGGTCATGGAGCTCAGTGACAGTTCCAGCATCGATAAGCTCAGCGTGCGCTTGCTTGAGCTGTTGCGCGGTGAAGCCGGCACTGGCGAAGACCAGCTGGCGCAAAACGTGCTCGCCCGTCATGGCAGCGAACTCAGCGCCGAACAAGTGGCTGAACTGAATGCAGAACTGGCCGAGACCAGTGTGGCACCTAACCGATTGATTGACTAA
- a CDS encoding aminotransferase class I/II-fold pyridoxal phosphate-dependent enzyme — MTAKTPTGLGGDAKQRLIQQALARRRNTGAEGAEGATLEQVQQAALKVPEAFYRFDQLPGYQHLRVMQQTAQRLGLSNPFFRLHQGTAGAQTQIGEREYLNFASYNYLGYSGHPSVAEAAKAAIDRYGTSVSASRPVSGDRPLHRELEQGLARLYEVDDAVVMVSGHATNVTTIGYLFGPRDLVVHDELIHNSVLQGIQLSGARRLSFAHNDWQALDRLLSEQRQHFERVLVVVEGIYSMDGDYPELPRFVDIKRKHKAFLMVDEAHSLGVMGATGKGIREHFGLAGDDVDIWMGTLSKTLASCGGYIAGSTALIEHLKFLAPGFLYSVGMPPAVAASALAALQLLAADNGRVAQVQARGELFLRLAREAGLDTATSTGLAVIPVITGSSFKAGRLSSALFERGINAQPIVYPAVPEQAARVRFFVSCEHTPEQIQHTVAVVAEEMARLG, encoded by the coding sequence ATGACAGCCAAAACCCCGACCGGCCTTGGTGGCGACGCCAAGCAACGCCTGATCCAGCAAGCCCTTGCGCGGCGCCGTAACACAGGCGCCGAAGGCGCGGAAGGTGCCACCCTGGAGCAGGTGCAGCAGGCTGCATTGAAGGTGCCTGAAGCGTTTTACCGTTTCGACCAGCTCCCGGGTTACCAGCACCTGCGGGTGATGCAACAAACCGCGCAGCGGCTGGGGCTGAGCAACCCGTTTTTCCGCCTGCACCAAGGCACCGCCGGCGCGCAGACCCAGATTGGCGAGCGCGAGTACCTGAACTTCGCCAGTTACAACTACCTGGGGTATTCCGGCCACCCCAGCGTTGCCGAGGCAGCCAAGGCGGCGATCGACCGCTACGGCACCTCGGTGTCTGCCAGCCGCCCGGTCTCGGGTGATCGCCCGCTGCACCGTGAGCTGGAGCAGGGGTTGGCCAGGCTGTACGAGGTGGACGACGCCGTGGTGATGGTCAGCGGCCATGCCACCAACGTCACCACTATCGGCTACCTGTTCGGGCCGCGCGACCTGGTGGTGCATGACGAGCTGATTCACAACAGCGTCCTGCAGGGCATTCAGTTGTCCGGTGCACGGCGTTTGAGCTTTGCGCATAACGACTGGCAGGCGCTGGACCGCCTGTTGAGCGAGCAGCGCCAGCACTTCGAGCGGGTGCTGGTGGTGGTCGAAGGCATCTACAGCATGGACGGCGACTACCCTGAGCTGCCCCGCTTCGTCGACATCAAGCGCAAGCACAAAGCGTTTCTGATGGTGGATGAAGCGCATTCGCTGGGCGTGATGGGGGCTACGGGTAAAGGTATCCGTGAGCACTTTGGCCTGGCGGGTGATGACGTCGACATCTGGATGGGCACCTTGAGCAAGACCTTGGCCAGTTGCGGCGGATATATCGCTGGCAGCACGGCGCTGATCGAGCACCTCAAGTTTCTGGCGCCGGGTTTTTTGTACAGCGTTGGTATGCCGCCGGCTGTCGCAGCGTCGGCCTTGGCAGCGTTGCAGCTGCTGGCGGCGGATAACGGGCGGGTTGCCCAGGTGCAGGCGCGGGGCGAGTTGTTCTTGCGCCTGGCGCGTGAAGCGGGCTTGGACACCGCCACCAGCACGGGGCTTGCGGTGATCCCGGTGATTACCGGCAGTTCGTTCAAGGCGGGGCGGTTGTCCAGTGCCCTGTTCGAGCGGGGCATCAATGCCCAGCCGATCGTCTACCCGGCCGTGCCAGAGCAGGCGGCGCGGGTGCGCTTCTTTGTCTCGTGCGAGCATACGCCCGAGCAGATCCAGCACACGGTGGCGGTGGTCGC